One Armatimonadota bacterium genomic window carries:
- a CDS encoding sigma-70 family RNA polymerase sigma factor: MSEFFQNDAILVEKAQRGDKAALNELIRKYQERTYQYAFRLTRNPEEACDVVADAFLRVNNAIKNFKGNSAFSTWLYRIVTNCYLDRRKRDRSKSLVSIDATVHHDHEEITREIEDSGNTPDELAERNQREVMLQRALNKLPEFQKAMIIMFHAEQQTYEEIAEALDLPLGTVKSRLNRARISLRELLAENEELFKV, encoded by the coding sequence ATGAGCGAGTTCTTTCAAAACGATGCGATATTGGTGGAGAAAGCACAGAGGGGCGATAAGGCCGCTCTGAATGAACTCATCCGCAAGTATCAGGAACGGACCTACCAGTACGCCTTCCGCCTGACCCGAAATCCCGAAGAGGCGTGCGACGTGGTCGCCGACGCCTTCCTACGCGTCAACAACGCGATCAAGAATTTTAAGGGCAACAGCGCATTCAGCACTTGGCTGTACCGAATTGTGACCAACTGCTATCTCGACCGACGCAAACGCGACCGATCTAAATCGCTGGTGAGCATCGATGCGACCGTCCACCACGACCACGAGGAGATCACGCGCGAAATCGAGGACAGTGGCAACACACCAGACGAGCTGGCGGAGCGCAACCAGCGCGAAGTGATGCTCCAACGCGCCCTCAACAAACTGCCCGAATTTCAGAAGGCGATGATCATCATGTTCCACGCCGAGCAGCAGACTTACGAGGAGATCGCTGAGGCCTTAGACCTACCGCTTGGAACCGTAAAAAGCCGTTTGAACCGGGCGAGGATCAGTCTGAGGGAACTGCTGGCAGAAAACGAGGAACTGTTTAAGGTTTAG
- a CDS encoding DUF4446 family protein — protein MADIATSLSHLAGWLLLFLLVVVGVITIILVNFWLVLNRTRRKFSDLLNANSSQNVEQMLLDHMRERQELRNKTEQLEERITTLERKLQKSKRHVGLTKYDAFPDIGGNQSFTLAVYDDNGDGAILTSIVGRVDNKVYGKHLSNGKTGHPLTDEEQEAIMDAVRTHAKGSDSA, from the coding sequence ATGGCCGATATAGCTACTTCATTATCCCACCTGGCCGGATGGCTCCTGCTATTTTTGCTGGTCGTGGTGGGGGTGATAACCATTATTCTTGTCAATTTTTGGCTGGTTCTGAATAGGACACGGCGTAAATTTTCTGATTTATTGAATGCGAACTCGTCTCAGAACGTCGAACAGATGCTCTTGGATCACATGAGAGAAAGGCAGGAGCTTCGCAACAAGACCGAGCAGTTGGAGGAGCGGATTACGACACTTGAGCGGAAGCTACAGAAGTCCAAGCGACACGTTGGCCTGACGAAATATGATGCTTTTCCTGACATCGGAGGAAACCAGTCGTTCACTTTGGCCGTCTATGACGACAATGGCGACGGCGCAATCCTTACGAGTATTGTTGGCCGAGTCGACAACAAGGTCTACGGCAAGCACCTTTCGAACGGTAAGACTGGGCACCCGCTCACTGATGAAGAGCAGGAAGCGATCATGGATGCCGTGCGAACCCACGCGAAGGGCTCCGATTCGGCGTAG
- the lepB gene encoding signal peptidase I, whose product MEAVVESQNPPKPKTKVRGFTIFLIVVLMVSIVFFTSFKTAEVRGESMLPTLQNGQKVLTCHAYWLVGQIKVNDIIVLKEEKSNDYFIKRVLGLPGDAIPWSMAPRDWPLEKGNYIVPPGRIYVVGDNINHSDDSRKFGAFLQSNILGKVITWR is encoded by the coding sequence ATGGAAGCAGTCGTTGAAAGTCAGAATCCGCCAAAGCCAAAGACCAAGGTTCGGGGCTTTACAATTTTCCTGATCGTCGTCCTCATGGTATCGATCGTCTTCTTCACCAGCTTCAAAACAGCCGAAGTTCGAGGCGAATCGATGCTTCCGACTCTGCAAAACGGACAAAAAGTTCTGACATGCCATGCCTATTGGCTTGTCGGGCAAATTAAGGTCAACGATATCATCGTCCTGAAGGAAGAAAAGTCGAATGATTACTTCATCAAGCGAGTTCTCGGCCTTCCGGGAGATGCGATCCCCTGGAGCATGGCCCCGAGGGATTGGCCCCTCGAAAAGGGCAATTATATCGTTCCGCCTGGTCGAATCTACGTGGTTGGCGACAACATCAACCACTCGGACGACAGCCGCAAGTTTGGAGCCTTTCTGCAGAGCAACATTCTAGGAAAGGTAATCACTTGGCGGTAA
- a CDS encoding NUDIX domain-containing protein, whose product MEHGPEGLAPRKGQLYRSAWSNLRGWRQHQPLGRQPQVWSLSAEQHSRKGNHLAVKKFPCGSYGRQTLQFFAAPYKAPLRAFAALVFAWQDENILLCNIGDRGWCIPSGRVEPFESSIEAVKREAMEEGGAEIDSVQYIGCYKICEKGEVRWADVYVANVVSLGEISMPEESLGRQIVTMDDLPNIYYDWNDLTKCVFEHAYEIMLRAKQL is encoded by the coding sequence CTGGAGCATGGCCCCGAGGGATTGGCCCCTCGAAAAGGGCAATTATATCGTTCCGCCTGGTCGAATCTACGTGGTTGGCGACAACATCAACCACTCGGACGACAGCCGCAAGTTTGGAGCCTTTCTGCAGAGCAACATTCTAGGAAAGGTAATCACTTGGCGGTAAAGAAGTTTCCCTGCGGCTCCTACGGGCGACAGACCCTCCAGTTCTTCGCGGCCCCCTACAAAGCTCCTCTACGAGCCTTCGCCGCCCTCGTCTTTGCCTGGCAAGACGAAAACATTCTCCTCTGCAACATCGGTGACCGAGGCTGGTGCATCCCCTCCGGCCGTGTCGAGCCGTTCGAATCGTCGATCGAAGCCGTGAAGCGCGAAGCGATGGAAGAAGGCGGCGCGGAGATCGACAGCGTGCAGTACATCGGATGCTACAAAATCTGCGAAAAGGGCGAGGTCCGCTGGGCCGACGTCTACGTTGCCAACGTCGTGAGCCTCGGCGAAATCTCTATGCCCGAAGAGTCGCTTGGACGCCAAATCGTCACCATGGACGATCTGCCCAACATCTATTACGATTGGAATGACCTCACCAAGTGCGTGTTCGAACACGCCTACGAGATCATGCTGAGAGCCAAACAGCTCTAA
- a CDS encoding serine hydrolase → MAANVAIISNQTLCRRRECPSKLVPMSISRRDLMAGCLGAGLFSAVAFGDESLDAKVKALGEKYFDLYGAPGLLVIAVKGGKPVTTLALGFRDIVQPNDITIKDRIAVGSLSKPICGYVVSRLVQDKVLSWETPFSKLAGDLCRDLHSPAANATLGQLMSHTAGLTYNVPGQDQVTGVVPTEGREYLARLELSATGITAPGQRMEYAGGANLAVVMAERATEKSYEELIAQYINEELKLPSIQMGMDILDKNVGSTPRGHYIDGKTHEFLTYGRYTLWGRSMRYMCDATLAITGAANEIASLLAVAAGFGGPSASATFESARNTNKDFPKYTLGSWAKNDKGLYHFGSSNLGDWSSVYALDSSKTTVFVYMNCNTMDNSFKGDAFVNELNALFTKG, encoded by the coding sequence ATGGCCGCCAATGTCGCGATCATATCCAATCAGACGCTCTGCCGCCGCCGAGAGTGCCCGAGTAAACTCGTGCCGATGTCGATTTCGCGGAGAGACCTCATGGCCGGATGCCTGGGTGCCGGACTCTTTTCCGCCGTCGCCTTTGGCGACGAATCCCTCGACGCCAAAGTCAAAGCCCTTGGCGAGAAGTACTTCGACCTTTACGGTGCGCCGGGCCTCCTCGTCATCGCCGTCAAAGGTGGCAAACCGGTGACCACGCTCGCGCTCGGCTTTCGCGACATCGTCCAGCCCAACGACATCACTATCAAGGACCGCATCGCCGTCGGGTCCCTCTCCAAGCCGATCTGCGGCTACGTCGTCAGCCGCCTAGTTCAGGACAAGGTCCTGAGCTGGGAGACTCCTTTCTCCAAACTCGCTGGCGACCTTTGCCGAGACCTCCACTCGCCCGCCGCCAACGCCACGCTCGGACAGCTGATGTCCCACACCGCCGGGCTCACCTACAACGTGCCCGGCCAGGACCAAGTGACGGGTGTTGTGCCAACCGAGGGCCGTGAATATCTTGCCCGTCTGGAACTGAGCGCCACTGGGATCACAGCCCCGGGACAGCGGATGGAATACGCCGGTGGCGCGAACCTTGCTGTCGTCATGGCCGAGCGCGCCACCGAAAAGTCGTATGAAGAGCTGATCGCGCAGTACATCAACGAAGAACTGAAGCTCCCCTCTATCCAAATGGGGATGGACATCCTGGACAAAAACGTCGGCTCCACGCCCCGTGGGCATTACATCGACGGCAAGACCCACGAATTCCTCACCTACGGTCGCTACACCCTGTGGGGCCGTTCCATGCGCTATATGTGCGACGCCACCCTCGCCATCACCGGAGCCGCGAACGAAATCGCTTCCCTACTGGCTGTCGCCGCCGGGTTCGGTGGCCCCTCTGCCAGCGCGACGTTCGAGTCGGCCAGAAACACGAACAAAGACTTCCCGAAATACACTCTCGGCTCCTGGGCCAAAAACGACAAGGGTCTCTATCACTTCGGTAGCTCGAACCTGGGCGACTGGTCGTCGGTCTACGCCCTAGATTCATCCAAGACCACCGTCTTCGTCTACATGAACTGCAACACGATGGACAACTCGTTCAAAGGCGACGCCTTCGTCAACGAGCTAAATGCCCTGTTCACGAAAGGCTAG
- a CDS encoding Rne/Rng family ribonuclease: MAARKQTGRTTRRRTTDLKPSAPSAPRTSELIVNVSNRETRIALLDDGKLMEFRVEREERVVGSIFKGIVQNVLPGMEAAFVDIGLERNTYLSIADILPEEGNDNSPASVRRSELRRRKIKDLLKPGQQVMVQVTKGPRGTKGARVSTRISLPGRYVVLLPESGGVAVSRKIDDRRERDRLKKIGEKICPPGFGLIARTECDGRTETELRSDILYLVRVWEEVTKQAKRLRAPACVHRDQTLLFRTVREVFGDQITRMVIDDPDEYEKVHLIAKVVAPAMVNKIQLYDREEPIFDFYGVEKELDRLMQHHVPLKSGGYLVIDEMEALTAIDVNTGKHIGSTALSDTILKTNLEAADEILRQLRLRDMGGIIVCDFIDMEDAGDKKKILDHFTAGLGYDRARTRVGKISSLGLVELTRKRTGESVTQEITESCPMCMGVGRIPSKETVSLWIERDMRRRMLEPGNAFLVEAHPAVIEALIGLDGENVEELEHEIRRGIYIRANFDLEYEEYEITAGTLDEFDKELMIYRRSQVMEVNVRRSAFEGSTRAVGWTDEGFFVEVINGYETIGHRAKVVLHDLRRSYGVADLIMPGTAGVNRSLV, from the coding sequence ATGGCCGCAAGAAAACAGACCGGACGCACCACGCGGCGCCGCACAACCGATTTAAAACCTAGCGCCCCAAGCGCACCTCGCACAAGCGAACTCATCGTCAACGTCTCGAACCGAGAGACCCGTATCGCCCTCCTCGATGATGGCAAGCTGATGGAATTTCGCGTGGAACGCGAAGAACGCGTGGTCGGCTCCATTTTCAAGGGCATTGTTCAGAACGTGCTTCCAGGTATGGAAGCCGCCTTTGTGGACATCGGCCTCGAGCGAAACACCTACCTCAGCATCGCCGACATTCTGCCGGAAGAAGGCAACGACAATTCGCCGGCTTCGGTTCGGCGGTCGGAGCTTCGACGTCGAAAGATCAAGGACCTTTTGAAGCCGGGCCAGCAAGTCATGGTTCAGGTCACTAAAGGCCCGCGCGGTACGAAAGGGGCGCGAGTTTCAACCCGAATCTCCCTGCCGGGACGCTATGTCGTCCTCCTGCCGGAATCTGGCGGCGTGGCGGTTAGTCGAAAGATCGACGACCGACGTGAGCGCGACCGGCTGAAGAAGATCGGCGAAAAGATTTGCCCGCCCGGCTTTGGCTTGATCGCCCGAACCGAGTGCGACGGACGCACGGAAACCGAGCTTCGCTCGGACATTCTGTACCTCGTTCGCGTGTGGGAAGAGGTGACCAAGCAGGCGAAGCGACTCCGCGCGCCGGCGTGCGTCCACCGCGACCAAACCCTGCTGTTCCGAACGGTTCGCGAGGTGTTTGGCGACCAGATCACACGGATGGTCATCGACGATCCGGACGAGTACGAAAAGGTACACCTGATCGCTAAGGTGGTTGCGCCGGCGATGGTGAACAAGATTCAGCTTTACGACCGGGAAGAGCCGATTTTCGACTTCTACGGAGTCGAAAAGGAACTCGACCGGCTGATGCAACACCACGTTCCGCTGAAGTCGGGTGGCTACCTGGTCATCGACGAGATGGAGGCGCTGACCGCCATCGATGTCAACACGGGTAAGCACATTGGCTCGACCGCATTGAGCGACACGATCCTGAAGACGAACCTGGAGGCGGCGGACGAAATCCTGCGCCAGCTCCGCCTTCGCGATATGGGTGGCATTATCGTCTGCGACTTCATCGACATGGAGGATGCGGGCGACAAGAAGAAGATTCTCGACCACTTTACGGCGGGCCTTGGCTATGACCGTGCCCGGACGCGAGTTGGCAAGATTTCGTCGCTTGGCCTTGTCGAGTTGACGCGAAAGCGCACCGGCGAGTCGGTCACGCAGGAGATCACGGAAAGCTGTCCGATGTGCATGGGCGTGGGACGCATCCCGAGTAAGGAGACGGTTTCGCTGTGGATCGAGCGCGATATGCGCCGCCGCATGCTGGAGCCGGGCAATGCCTTCTTGGTGGAAGCCCACCCGGCGGTCATCGAAGCACTGATCGGCTTGGACGGCGAGAACGTCGAAGAGCTCGAGCACGAGATTCGACGCGGCATCTATATCCGTGCGAACTTTGATTTGGAGTACGAAGAGTACGAGATCACGGCGGGCACGCTGGACGAGTTCGACAAGGAACTGATGATCTATCGCCGGTCGCAGGTGATGGAAGTGAACGTTCGCCGGTCGGCCTTTGAAGGCTCGACCCGCGCGGTTGGCTGGACCGACGAAGGTTTCTTCGTCGAGGTCATCAACGGCTACGAAACGATCGGGCACCGCGCCAAGGTCGTGCTTCACGACCTACGTCGAAGCTACGGCGTGGCCGACTTAATCATGCCGGGAACTGCGGGAGTCAACCGAAGCCTGGTTTAA
- a CDS encoding four helix bundle protein, with the protein MRRSDFRDLQVWVKGRAICIDLYKVTANFPVQEQYGIVSQIRRAAVSVPTNIAEGHGRSSDADFVRFLHISLGSVKELETLLDISVELGYFKDRLELLPRLGEESKMIASLILTLTKDAKG; encoded by the coding sequence ATGCGGCGTTCAGACTTTCGAGATCTTCAGGTTTGGGTGAAAGGCAGGGCCATTTGCATCGACCTTTACAAGGTCACGGCCAACTTTCCGGTTCAAGAGCAATATGGAATTGTTTCCCAAATTCGGCGAGCCGCGGTTTCGGTCCCCACGAACATTGCTGAGGGGCATGGGAGAAGCTCCGATGCAGACTTCGTTCGCTTCCTTCATATCAGCTTAGGTTCGGTCAAGGAGCTAGAAACTCTTCTCGATATATCTGTCGAATTGGGCTACTTCAAGGATCGTCTCGAACTGCTTCCGAGGCTAGGTGAGGAATCAAAGATGATTGCCAGTTTGATTTTGACATTGACGAAGGACGCTAAAGGCTAA
- a CDS encoding PadR family transcriptional regulator: MAFKTDNEALILGVLAERSLHGYEISKQIKLKSKDALALPENKLYPALHKLEEQGLISAEWVPQHGRPDRKVYSITAEGTQELQNQRSAWQKFVTNINSVMMDAAIKEGK; the protein is encoded by the coding sequence ATGGCATTCAAAACGGATAATGAAGCACTGATCCTAGGGGTTCTTGCCGAACGGTCGCTCCACGGCTATGAAATCTCCAAGCAGATCAAACTCAAAAGCAAGGACGCGCTCGCGCTCCCCGAAAACAAGCTCTACCCTGCGCTCCACAAACTGGAAGAGCAAGGCCTGATCTCCGCCGAATGGGTTCCCCAGCATGGACGGCCGGATCGTAAGGTCTACTCGATCACCGCCGAGGGAACCCAGGAACTCCAAAACCAGCGCTCCGCGTGGCAAAAGTTCGTCACCAACATCAACTCGGTGATGATGGATGCAGCCATCAAGGAGGGCAAATAA
- a CDS encoding Rrf2 family transcriptional regulator — protein MQHGNQVEWAIHCCAVLAGLPEGRRLSVASLAEFHGVPKAYLAKGLQRLEEAGILSGSVGPKGGYQLAKPAAEISLLDIVLGLEGNSNCFRCTDIRFNNPCLVNRGKGPCLIAVAMRKAEKAYHRELAQTSLADVLRELAETADQPTLERSAEWFAERIR, from the coding sequence ATGCAGCACGGGAATCAGGTCGAATGGGCGATTCACTGCTGTGCCGTATTGGCCGGTTTACCGGAGGGGCGGCGGCTGTCGGTAGCGTCGCTTGCGGAGTTTCATGGAGTTCCGAAGGCCTATTTGGCCAAGGGACTCCAGCGGCTTGAGGAGGCAGGAATCCTCAGTGGTTCAGTGGGGCCAAAGGGTGGATACCAGTTAGCGAAGCCAGCGGCCGAGATTTCGCTCCTAGACATTGTGCTTGGACTGGAGGGGAACTCGAACTGCTTTCGCTGTACGGATATCCGATTCAACAACCCCTGTCTGGTGAATCGAGGGAAGGGGCCTTGCCTCATTGCCGTGGCGATGCGGAAAGCGGAGAAGGCTTATCATCGTGAGCTTGCACAGACATCTCTGGCGGATGTGCTCCGGGAGCTGGCCGAAACGGCGGATCAGCCGACTCTGGAGAGGTCGGCTGAGTGGTTTGCCGAGAGGATTCGTTAG
- a CDS encoding carboxymuconolactone decarboxylase family protein, protein MEKRLNYSTIAPSWAMDMAALGRSVQEGIDGSLLYLVDIRASQINRCSFCLDMHSKEAKIAGERELKLYHIAAWPESNLFSERERAALALTEHLTLHPDQGVSDDLYNASRQHFSEKEFVALVYGIGLINAWNRLNAVFRTTPGAYDKMFGLDQAGLS, encoded by the coding sequence ATGGAGAAACGACTCAACTATTCGACGATCGCCCCGAGCTGGGCAATGGACATGGCGGCCCTCGGCCGAAGCGTCCAGGAGGGGATTGACGGCTCTCTGCTTTACCTGGTGGACATCCGCGCCTCCCAGATCAACCGATGCAGCTTCTGCCTGGACATGCACTCCAAGGAGGCCAAGATAGCCGGGGAGAGGGAACTGAAGCTGTATCACATCGCGGCATGGCCGGAATCGAACCTCTTTAGTGAGCGAGAGCGGGCAGCGTTGGCTCTCACCGAGCATTTGACTCTTCACCCCGATCAGGGTGTCAGCGATGATCTCTACAATGCTTCGCGTCAACACTTTTCGGAGAAGGAGTTTGTGGCCTTGGTGTACGGAATCGGGCTCATCAACGCTTGGAACCGGCTGAATGCGGTGTTCCGAACCACTCCTGGCGCCTACGACAAGATGTTTGGCCTTGACCAAGCGGGCCTCAGTTAG
- a CDS encoding PadR family transcriptional regulator, translating into MGFKGDLEALILAVIGDHALHGYEISKRIRTQSQDVLKYGEGQLYPALHKLEESGFVAAEWIEQDGKPNRKVYSLTPAGKVELEKRKSAWTKFVAGVGGVFSAQTMEEGK; encoded by the coding sequence ATGGGATTTAAAGGCGACTTGGAAGCACTGATCTTAGCGGTCATCGGCGATCACGCACTCCACGGCTACGAGATATCGAAGCGAATTCGAACTCAAAGCCAGGACGTGCTGAAGTACGGCGAGGGCCAGCTCTACCCTGCCCTCCACAAACTCGAAGAATCGGGCTTCGTTGCCGCCGAATGGATCGAGCAGGATGGAAAGCCGAATCGGAAGGTCTACTCCCTGACCCCCGCAGGCAAAGTCGAACTCGAAAAGAGAAAGTCGGCTTGGACAAAGTTCGTCGCTGGCGTCGGGGGAGTCTTCTCCGCCCAAACCATGGAGGAAGGAAAATGA
- the recR gene encoding recombination protein RecR, producing MLFAKPLAELIAELEKLPGVGPKSAQRLAYHLLRVPDHEAEKLASSIMNAKQKLRFCIRCQNISESEECEICRDVRRDKTVVCVVGEPRDIVAIERINDYKGQYHVLHGLISPVDNIFPEQLRIRELLERFHHEPIEEVIVATNPTIEGDSTALYLAKLLKPVGLKVTRIAHGMPIGGELDYADSATLLSALEYRREM from the coding sequence TTGCTATTCGCGAAACCGCTTGCTGAGCTGATCGCGGAGCTTGAGAAACTCCCAGGCGTTGGGCCGAAATCGGCGCAACGCTTGGCTTACCACCTTCTGCGCGTGCCCGACCACGAGGCGGAGAAGTTGGCTTCTTCCATCATGAACGCTAAGCAGAAGCTACGATTCTGCATACGCTGTCAGAACATTTCTGAGTCGGAAGAGTGCGAAATCTGCCGCGATGTGCGGCGCGATAAGACCGTTGTGTGCGTGGTGGGCGAGCCACGCGATATTGTAGCGATCGAGCGGATCAACGACTACAAGGGGCAGTACCACGTGCTTCACGGGCTGATCTCCCCGGTTGACAACATTTTCCCGGAGCAGCTTCGGATTCGCGAATTGCTTGAGCGGTTCCACCATGAGCCCATCGAAGAGGTGATCGTGGCGACGAATCCGACCATCGAGGGTGACTCGACAGCGCTTTATTTGGCGAAGCTTTTGAAGCCGGTCGGACTCAAGGTGACGCGGATTGCGCACGGTATGCCGATCGGTGGCGAATTGGACTACGCCGATTCGGCCACCCTTCTCTCGGCGCTTGAGTATCGCCGAGAGATGTAG
- a CDS encoding YbaB/EbfC family nucleoid-associated protein, with amino-acid sequence MKLPKGLGGGMGGGLMANVQNAMARAQNLEQELETETINVDKGPVKATFDGTGRIQTIKIDKSVVDPDDVEALEDLITGAIRDGFEKAVELRADRVSEITKGLPPIPGLGL; translated from the coding sequence ATGAAACTTCCAAAAGGACTCGGTGGTGGCATGGGCGGCGGGCTCATGGCGAACGTTCAGAATGCGATGGCTCGGGCTCAGAACCTGGAGCAAGAGCTGGAGACGGAGACCATCAACGTCGACAAAGGCCCGGTCAAAGCGACCTTCGATGGAACCGGCCGCATCCAGACGATCAAGATCGATAAGAGCGTCGTCGATCCCGACGATGTCGAAGCTCTTGAAGACCTGATCACGGGCGCGATTCGCGACGGCTTTGAGAAGGCGGTCGAACTGCGCGCGGATCGCGTCAGTGAAATCACGAAGGGTCTGCCTCCTATTCCCGGCCTCGGGCTCTAA
- the dnaX gene encoding DNA polymerase III subunit gamma/tau, with amino-acid sequence MRFLVAQLALYRKYRSQTFEDLIGQDHVVRTIQNALNSGRTAQTFLFTGPRGTGKTSSARLLAKALNCEKGPSGTPCNECEQCVMITNGSHPDVIEMDAASDSGVDDVRDKIVDVVSYAPMVGRYKVFIIDEVHDLSPKAFDALLKTVEEPPAHLVFILATTEYNKVPATIRSRCQKYEFHRASLKNLIDRLNYVCQQEGVTAEPAAIAAIARMADGGFRDALTLLEQAIIVSEGQISVDLVYDQLGLVSEQSVDDLLIAVQIGDVPKIITLLEEIIRTGRDPRSLLESMLHRLADLTRAIYQVPGEGVDAVRESSLHEIAARLGKPFLIQVRAALAEAHKIIRDISLPKLWLESELIRIATAGTQPEPVRAAPAREEPKPMPREAAPREVRAVVETPPVETTPPVEAAPVSEPALAPSSGNGRPENNDWDRLWNSLPINPNTGKPTMHKLKLDAASLIEDSGEKMVVAIHRQIDFEWFNENAQRIKFVTDQLAAIGREGTKLEFILEKKNNHKLIESEAVELHVEGARLERLVKEVFNLSDNKEEDLS; translated from the coding sequence ATTCGTTTTCTCGTGGCACAACTTGCTCTCTACCGAAAATATCGAAGTCAGACCTTTGAGGATCTGATCGGGCAAGACCATGTCGTACGAACGATCCAAAACGCTCTGAACTCTGGGCGGACCGCCCAAACCTTCCTTTTCACGGGTCCGCGCGGCACGGGAAAGACTTCTTCGGCCCGCCTGCTGGCCAAAGCGCTCAATTGCGAAAAGGGCCCCTCGGGGACGCCGTGCAACGAGTGCGAGCAATGCGTCATGATCACCAACGGGTCTCACCCCGACGTTATCGAGATGGACGCCGCGAGCGACTCGGGCGTGGATGACGTTCGCGATAAGATCGTGGATGTGGTGTCGTATGCGCCGATGGTCGGTCGCTACAAAGTTTTCATCATCGACGAGGTCCATGACCTCTCGCCCAAGGCATTTGACGCCCTGCTAAAGACGGTCGAGGAGCCTCCGGCTCACCTGGTTTTCATCTTGGCGACGACGGAGTACAACAAGGTTCCGGCGACGATTCGATCGCGATGCCAGAAGTACGAATTCCACCGAGCCTCGCTGAAGAACCTTATCGACCGGCTGAACTACGTTTGCCAGCAGGAAGGTGTGACGGCAGAGCCGGCCGCGATTGCGGCGATCGCGCGAATGGCAGACGGCGGCTTTCGAGATGCGCTAACGCTGCTCGAACAGGCGATCATCGTGTCGGAAGGGCAGATTTCGGTCGATCTGGTTTACGACCAGTTGGGATTGGTCTCGGAGCAGTCAGTCGACGATCTTTTGATTGCGGTGCAGATTGGCGATGTGCCGAAGATCATCACGCTGCTGGAAGAGATCATCCGCACGGGACGCGACCCCCGGTCGTTGCTAGAGTCGATGCTTCATCGACTGGCGGACCTAACTCGGGCGATCTATCAGGTGCCGGGCGAAGGAGTAGACGCAGTGCGCGAGTCGTCGCTCCACGAGATTGCGGCGCGGTTGGGCAAGCCGTTCCTGATTCAGGTTCGGGCAGCGCTGGCCGAGGCGCACAAGATCATTCGAGACATCTCGCTGCCGAAGCTCTGGCTGGAGAGCGAGCTGATCCGCATTGCCACGGCGGGAACCCAGCCGGAACCGGTTCGGGCTGCGCCCGCGCGTGAAGAACCGAAGCCAATGCCTCGGGAAGCCGCACCAAGAGAGGTTCGAGCGGTGGTGGAAACGCCTCCAGTTGAAACGACTCCGCCGGTTGAGGCGGCTCCCGTTTCTGAGCCTGCGCTGGCGCCTTCTTCTGGCAATGGACGACCAGAAAACAACGATTGGGATCGGCTGTGGAACTCCCTTCCAATCAATCCAAACACCGGAAAGCCGACCATGCATAAGCTGAAGCTCGACGCGGCGTCCTTGATCGAGGACTCGGGCGAGAAGATGGTGGTGGCGATCCATCGGCAGATCGACTTCGAGTGGTTCAACGAAAATGCACAGAGAATTAAGTTCGTGACTGACCAATTAGCGGCAATTGGCCGGGAAGGCACGAAACTTGAATTCATCCTTGAAAAAAAAAACAATCACAAGCTGATTGAGTCTGAAGCGGTAGAATTACACGTTGAAGGCGCACGGCTCGAAAGGTTGGTAAAAGAAGTTTTCAACCTTTCGGATAACAAAGAAGAGGATTTAAGTTAG